The Roseomonas gilardii nucleotide sequence ATGGCCGACCATCTCCTCGATGTAGAAGGAGGGCCAGCCGCCGCCGGTCACCGGGTAGCCGCCATAGCCGAAGGCATGCACGCCGATGGGCAGGCCAGCCTCCTGCGCGGCGGCATAGACGGGCCAGTAGCGGCGCTGCCCCAGCGGCTCGGCGGTGCGGCTGAGGAGGAGGACCTGCACGAAGTCCGGATGACCCGCCCAGTGCGCGATCTCGGCCGCGGCCGCCTGTGGGTCCTCGTAGGGAACGACGACGGAGGCCTTGAGGCGGCGGTCCTTCGAGGTCCATTCCGCCACCTGCCACTCGTTCAGCGCCCGCGAGAGCGCCGCGCTGAAATCCAGGTTCTGCGCCGCCGCGGCCGCCGGGGCGATCACGTTCAGCACGCCCAGCGCCACGTTGTTCGGGTCGAGGTGCTGCGCCTGCATGAAGCCCAGGTCGCTGCCCGGTCGCCCGCCGGGCGGCCAGGAATCCCGCCGCGCCGCGTCCGGCTGGCCCTTCGGATAGGCCGGGCCGGACTGATAGCCATGGCGCGGCAGCATCCCGAAGGTGTCCATGTGCCTGCGCCATCGCTCGGATAGGTAGGGTAGGATGTCCCGCGCCTGGGCTAGGCAGGGATGGATGTCGCAATCGGCGATGGCCGGCTTGCTCACCAGTTTCCCTTGGGGGGCGGCTCCTGCCACCGGGTCGCGGAGCTCGACGTTCATGCGAAAGCCTCCTCCAACCGAGGATAGGTGGCGCGCGGGTTCTCCACCGCAATCTTGCGCGCCAGGGATTTCGGCAGCGCCGCCGGCAGGGCGTCGTCGCCGTCGAACTGCCAGTGGGGGTAGTCGGTGGAGAAGAGCAGGAGGTCCTCCGATCCCATCTGCTCGATCACCCGAAGCAGGTCGGAGGCCACGGGCGGCCCGTCCACCGGCTGGAGGGTGAAGCGCACCTGCTCGCGGATGATCTCCGGCGGCGGGCGGTCCACCCAGGGGATTTCCATCCGCAGGCCCCGCCAGTACTTGTGCAGCCGCCAGAGATAGCCGGGCAGCCAGGTGAAGCCGCTCTCGATCATCACCACACGCAGGCCGGGGAAGCGGCCGAAGACGCCCTCGCAGACCAGCGAGGTGAGCTGCGTCTGCATCCCCTGCGCCTGGTTCACGTAGTCCTCGGTGTAGTAGGAGGGCCAGCCGATCGGCGTGACCGGATGGCGGTAGGCGGAGCCGGCATGGATGCCGATGGGCAACCCGTGCTTCTCGGCCGCCGCGTAGATCGGCCAGTGCTGCCGCTTCCCCCAGGGCGCGTCGTGCATCGCGGGCAGCAGCACCTGCACGAAGCGGCGGTCGGCGGCGCAACGCTCGATCTCCGCCACCGCCAGCTCCGGGTTCTGCACCGGCACGGTGATGGAGGCGCGCAGGCGCGGGTCGCGGTCCAGCCATTCCTTCGCCATCCAGTCGTTCACCGCGCGGGCGAAGGCGGCGGCCATATCCTCGCTGAACAGCACGGTGACGCCGTAGAGCACGTTGCAGATGGCGAGGCTGGTGCCGAACCCGTCCAGCGCCTGGGTCTGAAGCTGCACGAGGTCGGAACCCGGCTTGCCCGTCGCGGGCCGCCAGTCGGGCCGGGCGGTCAGCGGGCTCCGCAGCGGATAAGCGATGGTGTCCAGCTCATGCACCCCGCGCTCCGCCACCATGTCGCGCCAGAGCGGGTCGAGATGCGGCAACAGCGCCTTGAGCGACGGCACTGCCGGGTGGATGTCGCAGTCGATGGCCCCGGTGGGGATCATGCCTCCCCTCCCCCCAACAGCAGCCAGATGGCGGCGGTCCAGGAGAAGG carries:
- a CDS encoding amidohydrolase family protein, which codes for MIPTGAIDCDIHPAVPSLKALLPHLDPLWRDMVAERGVHELDTIAYPLRSPLTARPDWRPATGKPGSDLVQLQTQALDGFGTSLAICNVLYGVTVLFSEDMAAAFARAVNDWMAKEWLDRDPRLRASITVPVQNPELAVAEIERCAADRRFVQVLLPAMHDAPWGKRQHWPIYAAAEKHGLPIGIHAGSAYRHPVTPIGWPSYYTEDYVNQAQGMQTQLTSLVCEGVFGRFPGLRVVMIESGFTWLPGYLWRLHKYWRGLRMEIPWVDRPPPEIIREQVRFTLQPVDGPPVASDLLRVIEQMGSEDLLLFSTDYPHWQFDGDDALPAALPKSLARKIAVENPRATYPRLEEAFA
- a CDS encoding amidohydrolase family protein → MNVELRDPVAGAAPQGKLVSKPAIADCDIHPCLAQARDILPYLSERWRRHMDTFGMLPRHGYQSGPAYPKGQPDAARRDSWPPGGRPGSDLGFMQAQHLDPNNVALGVLNVIAPAAAAAQNLDFSAALSRALNEWQVAEWTSKDRRLKASVVVPYEDPQAAAAEIAHWAGHPDFVQVLLLSRTAEPLGQRRYWPVYAAAQEAGLPIGVHAFGYGGYPVTGGGWPSFYIEEMVGHAQCCQALLTSMVIEGVFERFPRLRLVLIEAGFAWLPALAWRLDKHWSRLREEVPHLTRAPSEVIRRHVWLTTQPMEEPERRHHLNEVIDWIGIDRLLFATDYPHWDFDAPEWSLPVRLEESARNALFLGNARALYGAA